The region AAAACAGAACTTTGACAGCAAACAGTTCAACTTCAACAAAATAAATCCAGAGGAAATCATTTTTGAGATGAGTAAGCAAATGCCCACCTCGCAGCACAAGGACCGGGATGCCTGTAAAGAAAGTGTACACCCAGGTGATGAGCTCTGTAGAATTATGGTGGTGGTCAATGTTAGCCCTTTGGAATTTGGCCACTGTTTATTTATTCCAGAGCCCACCAAATGTTTACCACAGGTCCTGACTCCAGCTGCCATCAAAATTGGAATTGAAGCTGTGCTCCTGAGTTCTGACCCAGGCTTTCGAGTGGGTTTTAACAGTCTAGGGGCATTTGCATCTGTCAATCATCTCCACCTCCATGGATACTACCTGAACCAGGAGCTGCGTTTAGAAACTGCTTCAACCTTGCCCTTAGTTCCTGAAAAAGGATTTTACCGTCTGATCGACTTCCCCACTGGCTTGATGTTCTATACTGAAACTGAGGACCTTGAGAAAGTTGTCTGTGCCATTTGTCTGGTCACAGACTCACTGGTGGATGGAAATATGGCACACAACCTGTTTTTCACCAGAGGCTGTCCACCTGGGGAGTCTGATGTATGTGCCAGGAGGGGTGTGCGCATTGTTGTGTGGCCTAGAATGTCCTGCTTTGGTGCCAAAGATGAATCTGCCTTTAATGTGGCTCTGTGTGAGCTGGCTGGACATTTACCATTCAAGAATAGACATGACTTTGAACATAGCACTGAAAAGGATGTGATGGCCATAATTCAGAGGTATCTGCTGCCTAATAAAGAATTTCTTCAGTTGGAACAGCAGCTAACGGCACGTTTACAGAAGTAGTTCAAATCCTGATTCTCATAGAAGAGAAGAATCTGTATAATGTTATTCTTTAGACCTATCACTGTTGTATATTTTGCCTTAGCTTATTTGTACATTGGGCTCTTAACTTCGCTAAGTTAGAGCCCAATAAAGTTGTGATGTGGGCAGCTCAATGTCCTTTTGTGTCTGAAGGTAATGTTATTCATAACCATTTAGATGTAATGTGTAAAAAGCTTTTCAGCCATCTTGTCATACCAGGCCCCTTAAACCTTAAGATTAAAACTTAATTTATGACTATACTGTCCAAATAGAGTACATGCATTGTGCTTCATTTTACACAGTGGGCAATAAATAGCTCTCAATGTTGTTGAATAAATCTCAGTCAGAGAGAATGTCTTTACAATAGAATCATTTATTAACAAGCAACTGCTGGGTGCTTATGCACACAGTGAGACCATGGCATGAACTGTAAAACTACTAAAACAGCATTGATTGTATAGCACACAGATGAagaaaactgtcagaaataaaatgtcctCCCCATGACTAAACACCTGTTTCTAGGACATCATTCAACTTCCAGACCTATAACTCTGGCGGTCTGCCCTGGGGGAACTCTGCTCATACTGTTACAATGAAAGAAACCCTTTACTGACCAAGCACACCTTCTCTCCTTAATGTAATGACTTGTTCCTCCTacttttccccccaaaaaatgcatGTTTCGTAGAGCCTGTCTCATTCAAAACCTCCAGAAGATGAGTTAAGGCACAGACAGAATGTTTCAACCTTTAATGATGCATACTGTTTTCTCTTAGAGACTTGACTGAAAACACCAGAAACCAgaaaacacctttcccttttcACAGATTAAAAGTTCAGGAGGCTCATTTATCAAAGTTGCAGGTACACAAAAAGTGTCAAAACCTTGCATGCTGCACTTTTATAATCCCTGTACATCAAAGCCATTtgatcggaaaagggtggcttgcccacttcaggttggtggagcatgcctgcctcaagtggaggagtttaagtatctaggggtcttgttcacgagtgagggaaggatggaacgggagattgacagacggatcggtgcagcttctgcagtaatacggtcgatgtatcggtctgtcgtggtgaagaaagagctgagctgcaaggcgaagctctcgaaaggacaagatcccgaaATGAGCTTTTACAgatggccgaaatgagctttctccgcagggtggctgggtgatcccttagagatagggtgagaagctcggtcacccgggaggagctcagagtagagccgctgctcctccacatcgagaggggtcagctgaggtggcttgggcatctgtttcggatgcctctggaacaccttcctgggaaggtgttccggtcctgtcccaccgggaggagaccccggggaagacctaggacatgctggagggactatgtctcctggctggcctgggaacgcctcggtgtccccccggaagagctggaggaagtgtctggggagagggaagtctgggcatctctgcttagactgctgcccccgcgacccggccccggataagcggaagatgatgatgatgatggtattATAAAATAATCTAGAATGTGTTGCTAAAGAGCAGTAGCCTATATATGCATGTGTACTTTCATCATGCCTTTATCTCTAccatagaaaatgtaaaattttCTGACATGACAGTTTTATTCCCGCTACTATACgcattaaaacaaataacattaataattCAACCAACCATGACTGAATATATAGACCACAGTATGCCTGTATAAATGTACCATACACTATTGCAGCGCCTGCTATCATCTCCAATTTCATCTCAGTTTATTTCAAGGCAGAAAAACATGACCATAGAgtaacaaaatatgaaacaacTATTTGTATTTTCAGAGAAGTGTGGGCTTATTTGTTTCCAATCTGCCGGAATTGACCGCGAATCTCACAGAATGTACGGCAGGGGTTTGGCACTGACAATGGCATgcatgttgttttgtaaaatgttttgtgtaaaaGACTAAAACCTTCTCCTCACACCATTACAGAAACTGAATTTTATCTTAGAAATGGTGTAGGGCAGAGATTTCCAGGTAGGGTTGTAACAATGGAAACATCACTGCTTCACAACTACATCATTGTGAGACCCAAGTTCAAAGCTTGCTTGTGGATTAGTCCGCAGATGGTGGTACAATTTGCCAGTACCCTCAGGGTTTGGGGCGGGGTTAAAATCAAATGTTGTTGCCTTGCCTCATTACATTATAACAGTGGGTTAGAATGCTTTAATGCTATATAGACTGCTGTGAGCTCAAGGCAGAAGGCTAGAAAATGTCCCTTTTAGTGCATGAGGATTTTGGTCTAGGCTTGATTGAGTGAACAACATGATAAGAATGAGAATGCCATTGGGTTTATTTTGGAAGACATCTCTTGTAACCAACTGTCCAGAGTCCATTAGGAGTTACTGCGATGAAACAGAGCTTTATGACAAATGCCATATCCAGAAATTTAGGAGATAAAtgtggtaaataaaaaaaaaaaaaggaaatatccATATTAATTGCATGCAACCGTTTGAAAATAATCTGTTGCACATGCAAACACTAAGAGTTCCACATGCGCCAACATTTAGTGAAATGTATGGCTGATAAATGAGCCCAAAGATGAGTTGACAGTCAATTATCAAACTCCACATAAGCAAATTACCACTGACCTAACTTTATTTCTATTAATCTCTCTTACGTAGTGACTCCAGCATTTAGGACTACAAAGATCTAGGTGAACAACATTACTGTTTATGACAGTGACCTGTATCTAAAATTAAAGCAGATGCTTCCActacattttgtattgcaatTATTCCACTTGGACGCATTTAGCCAAGCATAACTCTTCTAATCACATGATTGGGTAAAGGTTTGCTACATGAAAGGCACCCTATGGCTCCTCATGTGAAATGTAAGACAGAAGCTACTGCTGAAACTCTTGTCACAATGACTGCAACAATATCCTTTACTTCCAGCATGAATCTTCATGTGCCTTTTCAGACTATTGCGAACACTGAATTCCTTGCCACACTCTGAACATATATACggtttctcccctgtgtggGTTCTCATGTGCACAATGAGATCCCTATTGCTAGTGAAACATTTACTACAAATATGACAACACATCCTATCTGCAATGTGGGTTTGGATGTGATGTTTTGTACTTTCTGTGgactcaaaacattttccacacacaccacaaataTGTTCTTTCTCTCTTGTGTGAGTTTGTACATGTTTCATTAATGAACCCATGTACTGGAAAGCCTTTCCACACACTTTACAACGGCAAGGGGTATTGTCACTCTGCCTGTGTGATTTCAGATTGGACAAGTCAGGGTTTTTTCTGAACTTAAGAGATTTTTGTCCTTTAGTTGCCAACATTTTCTTTGATCTAATTGGCGTACTACGTGACAGAGCACCTCCAATTCCCATCCCTTCAGTGTTTTTACTCTGAGCTGCAGAACAGTATGGATTTCCTGTAGAAATATGCTGAGAATCACTGGTTGTTTCTGATACTGTGTAGTCCTCTCCACAAGTTTCTGTTTTAATATGTGCAGTTGAGGTGCTGGGCAGAAAGCTCTCCTCTTCTCCATGATTTTGAGCTTGATAAAGATGTGACGGCAGAGCTGAGATCTCACTATCACGTTCCATAAAAGTAGGAGTTAATATAGAGTTTTTCATGTCATCTTTTAGCTGCTCTTCCCACCGACTGGTCCTGTGTTCCTCCTGTTCTTCTTTAATCTGTTTAGGCTCTAGGTCCTTTTGTCCTAGACTGGGGATCCACTCCTGCACACAATCCTGTTGATCAGGGGGAACGTCCTCTTGAGAGATCTGTTGGAGCATGTCTGTTGGCAAGCAGAAAGGAATCTGTAAGTCTACAATatgcaaataatgaataaacaacacaacaagGTACCTGGACATGCTCATGTGTTTTCCCAATTCACTTCCCAAAAATAACGGTTGAATTGACAAAATGTTATGACATACCTGCCCTGTGTAGCTTTAAGAGCGTTATATCAAGTAGCCTCTGTAAACGGCCATTTTCCTCCTTTGAACGGGATACTTCTTCTGCTATCGTTTTTTCAACTGCCCCGAAAATCTCTTCAGCAGCAGCTATTAATCGCTCATTGAGAAACACTCTTAACCACTGTATTTTAGACATTgttgcaaatatatatatatatatgcttaaTGTGGTTCACtggctacagtagctagctggTTCATGTCCGTGTCCCATCCCAAAACATCCTAAAAAAAGTAAACAACGTCCAGCCTTTCATTGAACAGAAGGTTAGACACTTTGCTGTATCGCCATCTGCTGGAGTGGAGTACTACATGGTCCACCCATAGAAAAGGTACATTTCATAGCGCATTATCAACTAGTTGC is a window of Esox lucius isolate fEsoLuc1 chromosome 19, fEsoLuc1.pri, whole genome shotgun sequence DNA encoding:
- the gdpgp1 gene encoding GDP-D-glucose phosphorylase 1 — encoded protein: MENKSLTLFTYIKRDFVHHVRWCGCEDKTSSTSTFDIILKTGWTDRMRRGFFRYHLSDLETRILPGRYRYVAQLNIQRGIERRKPQEILSIKQNFDSKQFNFNKINPEEIIFEMSKQMPTSQHKDRDACKESVHPGDELCRIMVVVNVSPLEFGHCLFIPEPTKCLPQVLTPAAIKIGIEAVLLSSDPGFRVGFNSLGAFASVNHLHLHGYYLNQELRLETASTLPLVPEKGFYRLIDFPTGLMFYTETEDLEKVVCAICLVTDSLVDGNMAHNLFFTRGCPPGESDVCARRGVRIVVWPRMSCFGAKDESAFNVALCELAGHLPFKNRHDFEHSTEKDVMAIIQRYLLPNKEFLQLEQQLTARLQK
- the LOC105018387 gene encoding zinc finger and SCAN domain-containing protein 21-like, producing MSKIQWLRVFLNERLIAAAEEIFGAVEKTIAEEVSRSKEENGRLQRLLDITLLKLHRADMLQQISQEDVPPDQQDCVQEWIPSLGQKDLEPKQIKEEQEEHRTSRWEEQLKDDMKNSILTPTFMERDSEISALPSHLYQAQNHGEEESFLPSTSTAHIKTETCGEDYTVSETTSDSQHISTGNPYCSAAQSKNTEGMGIGGALSRSTPIRSKKMLATKGQKSLKFRKNPDLSNLKSHRQSDNTPCRCKVCGKAFQYMGSLMKHVQTHTREKEHICGVCGKCFESTESTKHHIQTHIADRMCCHICSKCFTSNRDLIVHMRTHTGEKPYICSECGKEFSVRNSLKRHMKIHAGSKGYCCSHCDKSFSSSFCLTFHMRSHRVPFM